A genome region from Bradyrhizobium commune includes the following:
- a CDS encoding 2Fe-2S iron-sulfur cluster-binding protein, translated as MSARRMERAGRIVTLISGLVLFLFAAMELCSDAVGLVSLQTMGDIAAWQLSFTRSWPGLVILCSACVCHVLSTLWFTARRATLRMSFGDAALIASGILVPLLLLPYLVDTRLANIKFGVDDDILYRLAKLWPDHNLAFVSLIVLVWGHGCIGIHRWLRLSPGYRSVAPGLAVIALAIPIAALAGVIAAARIVAVLMAENSFAEQVRAATHWPSADAEQSLSGYRLMALGCYGALLVLAAGALVIRFLRILVAPKIDVTYVKGPKLKASTGATLLEISLLNGVPHANTCGGRGRCTACSVRIEQGEGALPPRTAAELAQLGGDDQRIRLACQITPTAALTVTRLTATDDAGDASDVEAAPELDTAGIERQVVAFSVRLQGHAALVNSRPAYDAIFFLNEFLDMVHAAIVKNNGAIMRTTESGMIAVFGQDDLPQAASSQSGSVQTAKAATTSTKDACRAAFAAAADIDVALDRLNERFSAEFGQPIAVAMGLTLGTAYLGRIGAGASKPFTAVGPAIDGAEGFSRLAESRKYQLAAVPAAIYAGGIDAGAMEAASFSAPNGEKHDVFMTSRARLGATAGSPA; from the coding sequence ATGAGCGCCCGTCGTATGGAACGCGCCGGTCGAATCGTCACGCTCATTTCTGGTCTTGTCCTATTTCTGTTTGCGGCGATGGAGCTTTGCAGCGATGCGGTCGGGCTCGTCTCGCTGCAGACCATGGGCGATATCGCGGCGTGGCAACTGAGCTTCACCCGCTCGTGGCCCGGGCTTGTCATCCTATGCAGCGCCTGTGTCTGCCATGTCCTGTCGACGCTGTGGTTCACCGCCCGCCGTGCGACCCTGCGGATGTCGTTCGGGGATGCCGCGCTGATCGCAAGCGGTATACTCGTCCCCCTGCTGCTTCTGCCTTATCTCGTCGATACCAGGCTGGCGAACATCAAGTTCGGCGTGGACGACGACATTCTTTACCGGCTGGCCAAGCTGTGGCCCGACCATAATCTGGCTTTTGTCTCGTTGATCGTGCTGGTGTGGGGCCACGGCTGCATAGGCATCCATCGGTGGTTGCGGCTGTCGCCCGGCTATCGTTCGGTTGCGCCAGGCCTGGCCGTGATCGCGCTGGCAATCCCCATAGCCGCACTCGCGGGCGTGATTGCCGCGGCGCGCATTGTCGCCGTGCTGATGGCCGAGAATAGTTTTGCGGAGCAGGTTCGCGCCGCGACCCATTGGCCTTCGGCCGACGCAGAGCAGTCCCTGTCGGGCTATCGGTTGATGGCGTTGGGGTGCTACGGTGCGCTGCTCGTGCTTGCCGCCGGCGCACTCGTCATTCGGTTCCTCCGGATCCTGGTCGCGCCGAAGATCGACGTGACGTATGTCAAAGGCCCAAAGCTGAAAGCCTCCACGGGCGCGACCTTGCTCGAGATCAGCCTTCTGAATGGGGTTCCGCACGCCAACACCTGCGGCGGCCGCGGCCGTTGCACGGCATGCAGCGTGCGAATAGAGCAGGGCGAAGGCGCGCTGCCGCCGCGGACGGCTGCCGAACTGGCGCAGCTTGGTGGGGACGACCAGCGTATCCGGCTCGCCTGTCAGATCACGCCAACGGCCGCGTTGACGGTGACCCGGCTAACTGCCACTGACGATGCAGGTGACGCTTCCGACGTAGAGGCGGCGCCGGAGTTGGACACTGCGGGGATCGAACGGCAGGTCGTGGCTTTCAGTGTCAGATTGCAAGGCCATGCTGCTCTTGTGAACTCGCGGCCGGCCTATGATGCGATCTTCTTCCTCAACGAGTTTCTCGACATGGTCCATGCCGCCATCGTCAAAAACAATGGCGCAATCATGCGGACCACCGAAAGCGGCATGATTGCGGTGTTTGGCCAGGATGACCTGCCCCAGGCGGCCTCTTCCCAATCTGGTTCAGTCCAAACTGCAAAGGCTGCAACTACCTCGACCAAGGACGCGTGCAGGGCCGCGTTTGCGGCTGCCGCAGATATAGACGTTGCGCTTGATCGTTTGAACGAGCGGTTTTCCGCCGAGTTCGGTCAGCCGATTGCCGTCGCCATGGGCCTGACATTGGGAACCGCCTATCTAGGCCGGATTGGAGCAGGGGCTTCGAAACCGTTCACGGCCGTTGGCCCGGCCATCGACGGCGCTGAGGGATTTTCGCGGCTCGCCGAGAGCCGCAAATACCAGCTCGCGGCGGTCCCTGCGGCGATATACGCAGGCGGCATCGACGCCGGTGCGATGGAAGCCGCTTCGTTCTCCGCCCCGAATGGAGAAAAGCACGACGTCTTCATGACCAGCCGGGCGCGGCTTGGTGCGACCGCCGGATCGCCGGCCTGA
- a CDS encoding FG-GAP-like repeat-containing protein has product MVDNTYFGDALPVTITGTPGVSEVSLLDLLKQAYGDQASSITSVNIGYWGSDYFANRTDKAGTALDPFSYWDPAHQTVTSVVGDNIKASTQKGGFQPVTVQSSDFANVMIKVGNNIMPNVFVQVPIAHNSDGSTDYQELNVSSIPKQFDQATYLLGDTHATPSVSILTGNNGLSHTLDPNATFHSPFTSALGDGQLRQFPGMSTTPVDTTLVNTLKAGFVASHVPTAAEVVAAAQHFAALENGVADKNDCHWIAMDIAAAAGAPLDPVTQQSTDMIVAGKDIVTETPATNQEGGFWRIAYRGSDGGAVSNWQTLVKPGDIVRMGWDSAHGGGFHTTTVVAGLNADGMHPGQIEVVDNGGDVIKERWVDYDSQTVTNSVTIYRLTTDGMNLIDGSSSTHADTWMGTANNDLIKAGSGGDTLLGGDGNDTLVTGKGNDTLDGGSGDNTAKFTGNEADYHVTFNADGSVTVADQRSLGWNVPGSPDGTDTLKNIQHIQFADKTVNVSDLKAYTDATHSTVVFGGSGSEVLSAEHVTNAVIVGGGGAHLMIGGSGNDIYYVDNAADTVTEYGNNGPSMLNVGDMGGIDEVRTTLSSYALPDTHAAGIFNKGNIENLTYVGTGNFNGVGNSLDNVITGGAGADTLTGGGGNDTLDGKGGLNEAVYSGNFADYKITVVDGVTTITDLRAGSPDGTDTLKNIELLKFADGIKHFNPQDFTPGAVSTGDKTTVPQSDTHSQDTHSSDTSSSDAHPVAPVTHHVANDFNGDGISDVLFENGKGSVAMWEMNGDHIASNTTVGSVGSDWHSIGISDFNGDGKADVLWENSKGQVAEWQMNGDHIASNTTVGSVGTDWHAIGTGDFNGDGKADVLWENGKGQVAEWQMNGDHIASNTTVGSVGTDWHAIATGDFNGDGKADVLWENSKGQVAEWQMNGDHIASNTTVSSVGSDWKVAGTGDFNGDGKTDVLWQNANGKLAEWQMNGDHIASNTTVGNAPGSTVIGTGDYNHDGKADVLLQNASGHVSELQMDGDHVTDNETVGSHSINWHTI; this is encoded by the coding sequence ATGGTGGACAATACCTATTTCGGAGACGCACTTCCCGTTACCATCACCGGGACACCTGGCGTTAGCGAGGTGAGCCTGCTGGATCTTTTGAAACAGGCCTATGGCGACCAAGCCAGCTCGATTACGAGCGTGAACATCGGGTATTGGGGCTCCGACTATTTCGCCAATAGAACCGACAAGGCGGGCACAGCGCTGGATCCGTTTTCCTATTGGGATCCGGCGCACCAGACGGTCACTTCGGTGGTGGGGGACAATATTAAAGCCAGCACACAGAAGGGTGGCTTCCAGCCGGTCACCGTCCAAAGCTCTGACTTTGCAAACGTGATGATCAAGGTCGGCAACAACATCATGCCGAACGTCTTCGTTCAGGTCCCGATTGCCCATAATAGCGATGGCAGCACCGACTACCAGGAGCTGAACGTCAGCTCGATTCCGAAGCAATTTGACCAGGCCACCTATCTGCTCGGCGATACACATGCCACGCCTTCGGTCTCGATTCTCACCGGCAATAACGGCCTTTCTCATACGCTCGACCCTAATGCGACTTTCCACTCTCCCTTCACCAGCGCTTTGGGCGATGGCCAGCTCAGGCAGTTTCCCGGCATGTCGACGACGCCGGTCGATACGACCCTCGTGAACACGCTCAAGGCCGGCTTCGTCGCCTCCCATGTTCCAACCGCAGCCGAGGTTGTTGCTGCTGCGCAGCACTTCGCTGCGCTCGAGAATGGCGTGGCGGACAAGAATGATTGCCATTGGATTGCAATGGATATCGCGGCCGCTGCCGGCGCGCCGCTTGATCCCGTGACGCAGCAGTCAACAGACATGATCGTCGCCGGCAAGGACATCGTTACGGAAACACCGGCCACCAACCAGGAAGGCGGCTTCTGGCGGATCGCGTATCGCGGGTCCGATGGTGGCGCGGTGTCAAACTGGCAGACTCTGGTCAAGCCGGGCGACATTGTCCGTATGGGCTGGGACTCCGCTCATGGCGGTGGATTTCACACGACCACGGTGGTCGCTGGCCTCAATGCGGACGGCATGCACCCCGGTCAGATCGAGGTCGTCGACAATGGCGGCGACGTGATCAAGGAGCGTTGGGTCGACTATGACTCCCAGACCGTGACGAACTCGGTCACGATCTACCGCTTGACGACGGACGGAATGAACCTGATCGACGGCAGCAGCAGCACGCATGCCGACACCTGGATGGGAACGGCCAACAACGACCTCATCAAGGCCGGCAGCGGCGGCGACACGCTGCTCGGTGGCGACGGCAACGACACGCTGGTCACCGGCAAGGGCAATGACACGCTTGACGGCGGCTCCGGCGACAATACGGCGAAGTTTACCGGTAACGAGGCCGATTATCACGTCACCTTCAACGCGGACGGATCGGTGACCGTTGCCGACCAGCGGTCGCTTGGCTGGAACGTTCCGGGCTCGCCGGACGGAACCGACACGCTCAAGAACATCCAGCACATTCAGTTCGCTGACAAGACGGTCAATGTCAGTGACCTCAAGGCCTACACGGACGCTACTCACTCCACGGTCGTCTTCGGCGGAAGCGGCAGCGAGGTTCTCTCGGCTGAGCATGTCACCAATGCCGTCATCGTTGGCGGCGGTGGCGCGCACCTGATGATCGGTGGATCCGGCAACGACATCTACTATGTCGACAACGCCGCCGACACCGTGACGGAGTACGGAAACAACGGGCCGTCGATGCTCAACGTCGGGGACATGGGCGGAATCGATGAAGTGCGGACGACGCTGTCCAGCTACGCGTTGCCCGACACCCATGCGGCGGGAATCTTCAACAAGGGCAACATTGAAAACCTGACCTATGTCGGCACCGGCAACTTCAATGGCGTCGGCAACTCGCTCGACAACGTCATCACGGGCGGCGCCGGCGCGGACACCCTGACCGGGGGTGGAGGCAACGACACCCTGGATGGCAAGGGTGGTCTCAACGAGGCAGTCTACAGCGGCAATTTTGCCGACTACAAGATCACCGTCGTCGATGGCGTCACCACCATCACGGACCTACGCGCCGGCTCGCCGGACGGCACCGACACGCTCAAGAACATCGAGCTCCTCAAATTCGCCGACGGCATCAAGCACTTCAACCCGCAGGATTTTACGCCGGGCGCCGTCTCGACCGGCGACAAGACCACCGTCCCACAGTCGGATACGCATTCCCAGGATACGCATTCTTCGGATACGAGTTCCTCGGACGCGCATCCCGTCGCCCCCGTCACGCATCATGTCGCCAACGACTTCAACGGCGACGGCATCAGCGACGTCTTGTTCGAGAACGGCAAGGGCAGCGTCGCGATGTGGGAGATGAATGGCGACCACATCGCTTCGAACACCACGGTCGGTTCGGTCGGTAGCGACTGGCATTCGATCGGCATCAGCGACTTCAACGGCGACGGCAAGGCCGACGTCCTCTGGGAGAACAGCAAGGGCCAGGTGGCGGAGTGGCAGATGAACGGCGACCATATCGCCTCCAACACCACGGTCGGCTCGGTCGGAACCGATTGGCATGCCATCGGCACCGGCGACTTCAACGGCGACGGCAAGGCCGACGTGCTCTGGGAGAACGGCAAGGGCCAGGTGGCGGAGTGGCAGATGAATGGCGACCACATCGCCTCCAACACCACGGTCGGCTCGGTCGGAACCGATTGGCATGCGATCGCCACCGGCGACTTCAACGGCGACGGCAAGGCCGACGTCCTCTGGGAGAACAGCAAGGGCCAGGTGGCGGAGTGGCAGATGAACGGTGACCACATCGCCTCGAACACGACGGTTAGCTCGGTCGGATCCGATTGGAAGGTGGCCGGCACCGGCGACTTCAACGGCGACGGCAAGACCGACGTGCTCTGGCAGAATGCCAACGGCAAGCTTGCAGAGTGGCAGATGAACGGCGACCACATCGCCTCGAACACCACCGTGGGCAATGCGCCCGGCTCGACAGTGATCGGCACCGGCGACTACAACCATGACGGCAAGGCGGACGTGTTGCTTCAGAACGCCAGCGGTCACGTTTCCGAGCTGCAGATGGACGGCGACCACGTCACCGACAACGAGACTGTCGGTTCCCACTCCATCAACTGGCACACGATCTGA
- a CDS encoding Calx-beta domain-containing protein produces MGTNYQDAAPVAISGQVGSTVSLYDMLKQAYGDNVNQIQSVFVGQNPVFGSYWNPADPHATQISATGTINFADFKNVQITIGNNINSNIFVTLPENSNWDAMRTLSVTALQQNLDANFPADHVPTAADIVSTAKMFASTEGGVANSNDCHGIASDIAASAGATLDSNTGSTGLTGEPANEAGGFWRIAASGIGGGDAWQSQVEAGDIVRMRVVNGNGSVTEHTVTVTGALNSDPHNPGKIMVVDNSNGVISEHPADLNTIAGSVTIYRLTTDGQYLIDQSTETHNITIQGDNFNDLIKVGSGSDTVQGGAGIDTAVLAGNKADYQIVHNADGSVSVSGHGVTDKLVSVEKIQFNDQTVDLSPTPPAPDPNPAPAPAPVAGSVSINDVQITEGNNGQQVATFTATRTGGNAAFDVNFATADGSATTADGDYVAKSGSLHFAQGAVSQTVSVVINGDTKVEGNENFHVNLSGATNGATISHAQGTGIIVNDDAAPVAGSVSINDVQITEGNNGQQIATFTLTRAGGNAAFDVNFATADGSATTADGDYVAKSGTVHFADGVNTQTVSVVVNGDTKVEGNEDFHVSLSGATNGATISHAQGTGIIVNDDVAPVAGSVSINDVQITEGNNGQQIETFTLTRAGGSAAFDVHFATADGSATTADGDYVAKSGTVHFADGVNTQTVSIVVNGDTKVEGNENFHVNLSDATNGATISHAQGTGNIINDDVAPAPVTHHVANDFNGDGISDVLFENGKGSVAMWEMNGDHIASNTTVGSVGSDWHSIGISDFNGDGKADVLWENSKGQVAEWQMNGDHIASNTTVGSVGTDWHAIGTGDFNGDGKADVLWENGKGQVAEWQMNGDHIASNTTVGSVGTDWHAIATGDFNGDGKADVLWENSKGQVAEWQMNGDHIASNTTVSSVGSDWKVAGTGDFNGDGKTDVLWQNANGKLAEWQMNGDHIASNTTVGNAPGSTVIGTGDYNHDGKADVLLQNASGHVSELQMDGDHVTDNETVGSHSINWHTI; encoded by the coding sequence ATGGGTACGAATTATCAGGATGCGGCGCCGGTTGCGATCAGTGGCCAAGTAGGCTCGACAGTGAGCCTGTACGACATGCTGAAGCAGGCGTACGGCGACAACGTCAATCAGATCCAGAGCGTTTTCGTTGGCCAGAACCCCGTCTTCGGGAGCTACTGGAATCCGGCTGATCCGCACGCGACCCAGATCAGCGCCACCGGAACCATCAACTTCGCCGACTTCAAGAACGTGCAGATCACGATCGGCAACAACATCAATTCGAACATCTTCGTGACGCTGCCGGAAAACAGCAACTGGGACGCCATGCGTACGCTCAGCGTCACAGCCCTTCAGCAAAACCTGGATGCGAATTTCCCGGCCGACCACGTGCCGACCGCGGCCGATATCGTGTCGACCGCGAAGATGTTCGCGAGCACCGAAGGTGGCGTCGCCAACTCTAACGATTGCCACGGCATCGCGAGCGACATCGCGGCTTCTGCCGGAGCGACGCTCGACTCAAACACGGGTAGCACGGGCCTGACTGGCGAGCCGGCGAACGAGGCGGGGGGCTTCTGGCGAATCGCTGCTTCCGGCATCGGCGGTGGTGATGCCTGGCAGAGCCAGGTGGAGGCCGGCGATATCGTCCGCATGAGGGTGGTGAACGGGAACGGCAGCGTCACCGAACACACCGTCACCGTGACCGGCGCCCTCAATTCGGACCCGCACAACCCCGGCAAGATCATGGTTGTCGACAACTCGAACGGGGTCATCAGCGAGCACCCGGCCGACCTCAACACCATTGCGGGTAGTGTCACGATCTACCGGCTCACGACCGATGGCCAATATCTGATCGATCAGAGCACGGAAACGCACAACATCACCATTCAGGGCGACAACTTCAACGACCTCATCAAGGTCGGCAGCGGTAGCGACACCGTGCAGGGCGGCGCCGGCATCGACACCGCGGTGCTCGCTGGCAACAAGGCCGACTACCAGATCGTCCATAATGCCGACGGTAGCGTGTCCGTTTCAGGTCATGGCGTGACCGACAAGCTGGTCTCGGTCGAGAAGATCCAGTTCAACGATCAGACGGTCGATCTCTCGCCGACGCCGCCGGCTCCCGATCCGAATCCGGCTCCCGCGCCGGCTCCGGTCGCCGGCTCCGTGTCGATCAACGACGTGCAGATCACGGAAGGCAACAACGGCCAGCAGGTCGCGACCTTTACCGCGACGCGCACCGGCGGCAACGCTGCCTTCGACGTGAATTTCGCAACAGCGGACGGCTCGGCCACCACGGCTGATGGTGACTACGTCGCCAAGTCCGGCTCGCTGCACTTTGCCCAGGGCGCTGTCAGCCAGACGGTATCGGTCGTCATCAATGGCGACACCAAGGTCGAGGGCAACGAGAACTTCCACGTCAACCTCTCGGGTGCGACCAACGGTGCGACGATCTCGCACGCTCAGGGCACCGGCATCATCGTCAATGACGATGCCGCCCCGGTCGCCGGCTCGGTGTCGATCAACGACGTACAGATCACGGAAGGCAACAACGGCCAGCAGATCGCAACCTTTACCTTGACCCGCGCCGGCGGCAACGCTGCGTTCGACGTGAATTTTGCGACAGCGGACGGTTCGGCCACCACCGCTGACGGCGACTATGTCGCCAAGTCGGGCACGGTGCACTTTGCCGATGGCGTCAACACCCAGACGGTGTCGGTCGTCGTCAACGGCGACACCAAGGTCGAGGGCAACGAGGACTTCCATGTCAGCCTCTCGGGCGCGACCAACGGTGCGACGATCTCGCACGCTCAGGGCACCGGCATCATCGTCAATGACGATGTCGCCCCGGTCGCCGGCTCGGTGTCGATCAACGACGTACAGATCACGGAAGGCAACAACGGCCAGCAGATCGAGACCTTTACCTTGACCCGCGCCGGCGGTAGCGCTGCGTTCGACGTGCACTTTGCGACGGCGGACGGCTCGGCCACCACCGCTGACGGCGACTATGTCGCCAAGTCGGGCACGGTGCACTTTGCCGATGGCGTCAACACCCAGACGGTGTCGATCGTCGTCAACGGCGACACCAAAGTCGAGGGTAACGAGAATTTCCACGTCAACCTCTCGGATGCGACCAATGGTGCGACGATCTCGCACGCCCAGGGCACCGGCAATATCATCAATGACGATGTCGCGCCGGCTCCCGTCACGCATCACGTCGCCAATGATTTCAACGGCGACGGCATCAGCGACGTCTTGTTCGAGAACGGCAAGGGCAGCGTCGCGATGTGGGAGATGAATGGCGACCACATCGCTTCGAACACCACGGTCGGTTCGGTCGGTAGCGACTGGCATTCGATCGGCATCAGCGACTTCAACGGCGACGGCAAGGCCGACGTCCTCTGGGAGAACAGCAAGGGCCAGGTGGCGGAGTGGCAGATGAACGGCGACCATATCGCCTCCAACACCACGGTCGGCTCGGTCGGAACCGATTGGCATGCCATCGGCACCGGCGACTTCAACGGCGACGGCAAGGCCGACGTGCTCTGGGAGAACGGCAAGGGCCAGGTGGCGGAGTGGCAGATGAATGGCGACCACATCGCCTCCAACACCACGGTCGGCTCGGTCGGAACCGATTGGCATGCGATCGCCACCGGCGACTTCAACGGCGACGGCAAGGCCGACGTCCTCTGGGAGAACAGCAAGGGCCAGGTGGCGGAGTGGCAGATGAACGGTGACCACATCGCCTCGAACACGACGGTTAGCTCGGTCGGATCCGATTGGAAGGTGGCCGGCACCGGCGACTTCAACGGCGACGGCAAGACCGACGTGCTCTGGCAGAATGCCAACGGCAAGCTTGCAGAGTGGCAGATGAACGGCGACCACATCGCCTCGAACACCACCGTGGGCAATGCGCCCGGCTCGACAGTGATCGGCACCGGCGACTACAACCATGACGGCAAGGCGGACGTGTTGCTTCAGAACGCCAGCGGTCACGTTTCCGAGCTGCAGATGGACGGCGACCACGTCACAGACAACGAGACTGTCGGTTCCCACTCCATCAACTGGCACACGATCTGA
- a CDS encoding PIN domain-containing protein: protein MILLETNVVSEAMKPELHPSVGDWLDAQAAETVFLSSVSIAELLFGIGALPRGKRRDKLAAAGWAFLDGVAKSSVINRLSPFASPSRTATVGDPPRKSNRVGVTHLPGVIRSGQ from the coding sequence ATGATCCTGCTCGAAACCAATGTGGTCTCCGAGGCGATGAAGCCCGAACTGCATCCATCGGTCGGCGACTGGCTCGACGCCCAGGCGGCTGAGACGGTGTTTCTCTCCAGCGTCAGCATCGCCGAACTGTTGTTCGGCATCGGCGCGCTGCCCCGCGGCAAACGCAGGGACAAGCTGGCGGCGGCGGGGTGGGCTTTTTTGGACGGTGTGGCGAAAAGCTCGGTGATCAATCGTTTGTCGCCTTTCGCTAGTCCGTCAAGAACAGCAACGGTTGGAGATCCTCCTCGAAAAAGTAACCGGGTTGGTGTCACGCATTTGCCTGGAGTCATCCGATCAGGACAATGA
- a CDS encoding type II toxin-antitoxin system prevent-host-death family antitoxin, which yields MVRTTALEFQRKFGEFQHQARREPVEITRHGRRESVLMSAEHYDWLTAAAKRSHRTTDATDAVVDAVQRAEMDPQHSALDELLK from the coding sequence ATGGTCCGAACGACCGCTTTGGAGTTCCAACGCAAATTCGGCGAGTTTCAACATCAGGCGCGGCGAGAGCCCGTGGAGATTACGCGCCATGGGCGGCGGGAGTCCGTGCTGATGTCGGCGGAGCACTATGACTGGCTGACGGCGGCGGCAAAGCGCAGCCACCGGACGACCGACGCGACGGACGCGGTGGTCGATGCGGTTCAACGGGCCGAGATGGACCCGCAACATAGCGCGCTCGACGAGTTGCTCAAGTAA
- a CDS encoding YciE/YciF ferroxidase family protein, whose protein sequence is MEKDLNALFLDTLKDIYYAEKQIYKSLPKMAEAANSDKLKAAFEKHHEETEGQIERLEQVFELLGKAARGKKCDAIEGILEEGKEIMEEYEDEPALDAGLLAAAQAVEHYEISRYGTLRSWAAKLGMKDAVRLLDQTLAEEKKTDDTLTQLADSEVNAVAQAA, encoded by the coding sequence ATGGAAAAAGATCTCAACGCTTTGTTTCTCGATACCCTGAAGGACATCTACTACGCCGAAAAGCAAATCTACAAGTCGCTTCCGAAAATGGCGGAGGCCGCAAATTCGGACAAGCTCAAGGCCGCATTCGAAAAGCACCATGAGGAGACCGAAGGTCAGATCGAGCGGCTCGAACAGGTTTTCGAACTCCTCGGCAAGGCCGCCCGGGGCAAAAAGTGCGATGCCATCGAAGGCATCCTTGAGGAGGGCAAGGAGATCATGGAGGAGTATGAGGACGAGCCGGCGCTGGATGCCGGGCTTTTGGCGGCGGCGCAGGCCGTCGAACATTATGAGATATCGCGCTACGGCACGTTGAGATCATGGGCCGCCAAGCTTGGAATGAAGGACGCGGTGAGGCTCCTTGACCAGACACTGGCCGAGGAAAAGAAGACCGACGACACCCTGACCCAACTCGCCGACAGCGAAGTCAACGCGGTCGCGCAAGCCGCCTGA
- a CDS encoding PilZ domain-containing protein codes for MPNRDPPQRVAFERPLPAQMMAIDGTWQRPCTIKDISQDGATLLAEASIEGLALKEFFLLLSSTGLAYRRCQFEGVNGADILVSFLRPNDRCKKMTRDLEQFVR; via the coding sequence ATGCCGAACAGAGACCCGCCGCAAAGGGTCGCCTTTGAGCGACCGTTACCTGCTCAAATGATGGCGATCGATGGGACCTGGCAGCGCCCGTGCACAATCAAGGACATCTCTCAGGACGGTGCGACGCTTCTCGCCGAAGCGTCGATCGAAGGGCTCGCTTTGAAGGAGTTCTTCCTCCTCCTCTCTTCCACAGGCCTTGCTTATCGCCGATGTCAGTTCGAGGGGGTGAACGGAGCCGATATCTTGGTGAGCTTCTTGCGACCAAACGACAGGTGCAAAAAGATGACGCGCGATCTGGAGCAATTCGTGCGGTGA